In Streptococcus parasuis, the following proteins share a genomic window:
- a CDS encoding TetR/AcrR family transcriptional regulator, with translation MGTDNRKERTRQAILEAMVTCLETQGFNEITTTHLAQTAGISRSSFYTHYKDKYELIDSYQQGLFHKLETIFDRYDGNRQSSFLEIFELLYREKLLSSLLTHNGTQEIQNFLINKVRLLIANDLAERLGKEDLSPLENEYRSIYFSHAFFGIIQVWIKNGKQESPQYMTDFLIKMLP, from the coding sequence ATGGGAACAGATAATCGAAAAGAACGAACTCGTCAAGCCATTTTAGAAGCAATGGTGACTTGCTTAGAAACTCAAGGATTTAATGAGATTACAACCACCCATCTCGCTCAGACAGCAGGAATTAGTCGCTCTAGTTTTTATACCCACTATAAGGATAAATATGAATTGATTGACTCCTACCAACAAGGCTTATTTCACAAGTTAGAGACCATATTTGATCGCTATGATGGAAATCGACAGTCCTCTTTCTTAGAAATTTTTGAACTACTCTACCGTGAAAAATTATTGTCATCCTTACTGACCCATAACGGAACTCAAGAAATCCAAAATTTCCTCATCAATAAAGTTAGATTATTGATCGCAAACGATTTAGCTGAACGTTTGGGAAAAGAAGATTTATCACCACTTGAAAACGAGTACCGAAGCATTTATTTTTCACATGCCTTCTTTGGAATCATTCAAGTATGGATAAAAAATGGGAAGCAAGAATCTCCTCAATATATGACCGATTTCCTTATTAAAATGTTGCCGTAA
- a CDS encoding ABC transporter ATP-binding protein, with translation MIQAEHLSKTYSVIDKEVGLKGSIKAFFKPKKKLIPAVQDISLQVEKGEIIGYIGSNGSGKSTTIKMLTGVLFPDQGQVRINGLNPQEQRKEVNKQIGVLFGQKSHLDWNLPVQESFILHAKIYDVPDQLFKERLAVLIDLLDLADIMKQPIRNLSLGQRVRCEFAAIFIHQPAVVFLDEPTIGLDASVKETIRSFIRYMNQEYQTTFLITSHDMKDIESLCERIFIIDKGKKVYDGSLTVLKERFSTIKTILFSTEKPIEQDLQLEGLEFVRKDDFHFEIHYQSKVWTSAQVIEQVFNHFTVEDVTMKELEIETMVRQIYEEGIHA, from the coding sequence ATGATTCAAGCAGAGCATCTATCAAAAACATATTCAGTTATAGATAAGGAAGTCGGTTTAAAAGGATCAATCAAAGCCTTTTTCAAACCAAAGAAAAAATTAATTCCAGCGGTCCAAGACATTTCCTTGCAAGTTGAGAAAGGAGAAATTATTGGATATATTGGCTCAAATGGTTCTGGTAAGTCAACCACAATCAAAATGTTAACTGGAGTCTTATTTCCTGACCAAGGACAAGTTCGCATCAACGGGTTGAACCCACAAGAGCAACGTAAGGAAGTGAATAAGCAAATTGGCGTCCTCTTTGGGCAAAAATCGCATCTTGATTGGAATTTACCCGTACAGGAATCTTTTATTCTACACGCCAAAATTTATGATGTTCCAGATCAGCTATTTAAAGAGAGATTAGCTGTCTTGATTGACTTATTGGATTTGGCAGACATCATGAAGCAACCTATCCGTAACCTCTCTTTAGGACAACGAGTTCGCTGTGAATTTGCGGCTATCTTTATTCACCAACCTGCCGTTGTCTTTTTGGACGAACCGACCATCGGCTTGGATGCCAGCGTAAAGGAGACTATTCGCTCCTTTATTCGCTACATGAATCAAGAATATCAAACCACCTTTTTGATTACATCCCATGATATGAAGGACATTGAGAGTCTCTGTGAGCGGATTTTCATCATTGATAAAGGCAAAAAAGTTTACGATGGCTCTCTGACCGTCCTCAAAGAACGCTTTTCCACTATCAAAACCATCCTTTTTTCCACAGAAAAACCAATCGAACAGGACTTACAATTGGAAGGCTTGGAATTTGTTCGAAAAGATGATTTTCACTTTGAAATCCACTACCAAAGTAAAGTTTGGACCAGTGCTCAGGTGATTGAGCAAGTCTTCAATCACTTTACTGTGGAAGATGTTACCATGAAAGAATTGGAAATTGAGACCATGGTCCGCCAAATTTATGAGGAGGGTATTCATGCGTAA
- a CDS encoding ABC transporter permease, whose protein sequence is MRKYFYMTRLTMMTALQYKAFFVATFVSLAVKILVALYVWKTIFFTQSEVNGFTLQTFTTYIIFANLLASLNSFSLGEDLSYSILKGSIAGEFLRPYSFILALFFKDLGNKLLELFKFGLVFIGILLVHQDFYLPDGKTLLLFLVSSILGMFIVQLLDMAFGFLAFFTVNAWGVMLLRTGLFNLASGALLPLSFYPKAVENFLKLLPYNYAVNVPISILLGQESDLRALGLQVLWIPFLALFIAGLWSQAKRRIVIFGG, encoded by the coding sequence ATGCGTAAATATTTCTATATGACCCGCCTGACTATGATGACTGCCTTACAATATAAGGCCTTCTTTGTGGCCACCTTCGTTTCACTGGCAGTGAAGATCTTGGTGGCTCTCTATGTCTGGAAAACTATTTTCTTTACTCAATCTGAAGTCAACGGTTTTACCTTGCAAACTTTTACCACTTATATTATTTTCGCCAATTTACTAGCCAGTTTGAATTCTTTCTCACTGGGTGAAGATTTATCTTATAGTATTTTGAAAGGGAGCATTGCTGGAGAATTTCTCAGACCCTACTCCTTTATCCTAGCCCTCTTTTTCAAAGATTTAGGAAATAAACTGTTGGAACTCTTTAAATTTGGACTCGTATTTATCGGAATCTTGCTTGTTCATCAAGATTTCTATTTGCCTGATGGGAAAACATTGCTCCTTTTTCTCGTCAGCTCCATCCTCGGCATGTTTATCGTCCAGCTACTTGATATGGCTTTTGGATTTTTGGCTTTTTTTACCGTCAACGCTTGGGGCGTTATGCTCTTGAGAACCGGTCTCTTCAATCTAGCCTCTGGAGCACTCTTGCCACTCAGCTTTTATCCAAAGGCCGTGGAAAACTTTTTAAAGCTATTGCCCTATAATTATGCTGTTAATGTCCCTATCTCCATTTTACTTGGGCAAGAAAGTGATCTAAGGGCTTTGGGCTTGCAAGTTCTTTGGATACCTTTTCTCGCTCTTTTTATTGCAGGCCTTTGGTCTCAAGCCAAACGACGCATTGTCATTTTTGGAGGTTAA
- a CDS encoding ABC transporter permease, translating to MKKYISLYLYNIKVFMMAQMSFRVDFFIGLFSSLIEQIVYLIFLNILFGNIKEIAGFNYGQMLFIYGIATVGRSIHLIFFDNLWMFGSRYIRQGEFERLMLMPVNPLFQLICERIQPQGIGTTLIGSIALFQASKELGLEWSLGKLILLIFITICIGLLYAAIQLGPTALAFWIVESFPLTMGIFALNQMAQYPLNIYPKIIQILLIFVFPYAFTAYFPALYFLDLSMWGLALPLVLIVIFSINYKIFRYGMTKFTSVGG from the coding sequence ATGAAAAAATATATCAGCCTCTACTTGTATAATATCAAAGTCTTCATGATGGCTCAGATGTCATTTCGCGTAGACTTCTTTATCGGGCTATTCTCCTCTTTGATTGAACAAATTGTCTATCTCATTTTCCTCAACATTCTCTTTGGAAACATTAAGGAAATTGCTGGTTTCAATTACGGCCAAATGCTTTTCATCTATGGAATTGCAACAGTTGGTCGATCTATTCACTTAATTTTCTTTGATAATCTTTGGATGTTTGGTAGTCGCTATATCCGACAGGGTGAATTTGAACGACTCATGCTGATGCCTGTCAATCCACTCTTTCAACTCATTTGTGAACGAATTCAGCCACAAGGAATTGGAACGACGCTTATCGGTTCCATTGCCCTCTTTCAAGCTTCCAAAGAACTTGGCCTGGAATGGAGTCTTGGCAAACTAATCTTACTCATTTTTATTACAATTTGTATTGGCTTACTCTATGCAGCAATACAGCTTGGACCTACTGCTCTAGCTTTTTGGATTGTAGAGTCTTTTCCATTAACTATGGGTATTTTTGCCCTCAATCAGATGGCCCAATATCCTCTAAATATCTATCCAAAAATCATTCAGATTCTTCTAATTTTTGTCTTTCCTTACGCCTTCACAGCTTATTTCCCAGCACTCTATTTTTTAGATTTGTCAATGTGGGGACTAGCCTTGCCACTTGTCCTTATCGTCATATTTAGCATCAATTACAAAATCTTCCGCTACGGCATGACCAAATTCACCAGTGTAGGTGGTTAA
- a CDS encoding Cof-type HAD-IIB family hydrolase has protein sequence MIRLIAFDMDGTFLNSQNDYDRPRFQKIFKKMQEMGVRMAAISGNQYQQIRSFFTEEANQMTIVSEVGAVIVENGVRIFESHFEKDIVERILEILNQKDLLRSCSVSGFKALYYAKDVNVDFKQLIQGHNFVCEEVESLLQLPNDKMTIITLHLSEEVVPDLLKELNQVGQGKARAVSSGFGFIDIIPSGINKGIALDFLARRWEISPSEIMVFGDSGNDLEMLEYATYSYAMEGSPEEVIRAAKFVAPSNNQSGVLEVVEQVLLTSN, from the coding sequence ATGATTCGATTAATTGCCTTTGATATGGATGGGACATTCCTCAATTCTCAAAATGATTATGACCGTCCAAGATTTCAGAAAATATTCAAGAAAATGCAAGAAATGGGGGTACGGATGGCGGCCATTTCTGGAAACCAATACCAACAGATTCGTTCCTTTTTTACGGAAGAAGCAAATCAAATGACCATTGTTTCCGAAGTTGGTGCTGTTATCGTAGAAAACGGTGTCAGAATATTTGAATCTCATTTTGAGAAAGATATTGTAGAGAGAATATTAGAAATTTTAAATCAAAAGGATTTGCTAAGGTCCTGTTCAGTTAGCGGTTTTAAAGCACTTTATTATGCAAAAGATGTAAATGTTGATTTTAAACAACTTATTCAAGGTCATAATTTTGTCTGTGAGGAGGTGGAAAGCCTATTACAATTACCGAACGATAAGATGACGATAATCACTCTTCATTTATCAGAAGAAGTTGTTCCGGATTTGTTGAAAGAGCTTAATCAAGTTGGTCAAGGAAAAGCCCGTGCGGTGTCTAGTGGGTTTGGATTTATTGATATTATCCCTTCAGGGATTAACAAGGGGATCGCTTTAGACTTTCTTGCCCGACGATGGGAGATTTCTCCTAGTGAAATAATGGTATTTGGTGATAGTGGTAACGATTTAGAAATGCTCGAATATGCTACATATTCCTATGCGATGGAAGGTAGTCCAGAGGAAGTGATTAGAGCAGCAAAGTTTGTTGCTCCTTCAAATAATCAATCAGGAGTATTAGAAGTGGTTGAACAAGTACTGCTGACCTCAAACTAA
- a CDS encoding Cof-type HAD-IIB family hydrolase, giving the protein MIKLIATDMDGTFLDGQGSFDKERFSIILNQLDQKNIPFVIASGNGMGRLLQLCKGFEDRLIFVADNGAHVYQNGRTLIRRTILQEETKAILDFFSGQWADVCLMLSNKENIYMQVGANMPFAGTDLPIEPAQMAAFQNRVKYLENLSTYSTSDPIYKVGLWVPENRVDQLTEQFNQAFQGRLVAVTSGYGSIDILPHGIHKAWGLEQVLNSLGIDPEHVMAFGDSDNDIELLSYVGYSYAMENATDRVKAIAKYRAPSHLESGVFRVIETYIRQERE; this is encoded by the coding sequence ATGATAAAACTAATAGCAACAGATATGGATGGAACATTTTTAGATGGTCAGGGAAGTTTTGATAAAGAACGTTTTTCTATCATTTTGAATCAGTTAGATCAAAAAAATATTCCTTTTGTGATTGCTAGCGGCAATGGAATGGGTAGATTACTGCAACTTTGTAAAGGATTTGAAGACCGACTAATCTTTGTAGCAGATAATGGGGCTCATGTCTATCAGAATGGTAGAACACTTATTCGTCGTACTATTCTGCAAGAGGAAACGAAGGCTATTTTAGATTTTTTCAGCGGACAATGGGCTGACGTGTGTCTGATGTTATCAAATAAAGAAAATATTTATATGCAGGTAGGAGCAAACATGCCTTTTGCAGGAACTGATTTACCAATTGAGCCTGCACAAATGGCTGCTTTCCAAAATCGAGTAAAATATTTAGAAAATCTCAGTACTTATTCTACCTCTGACCCGATTTATAAGGTCGGTCTATGGGTGCCTGAAAATCGCGTAGATCAACTAACTGAGCAGTTTAATCAGGCTTTTCAAGGTCGATTAGTTGCAGTAACGAGTGGTTACGGCTCAATTGATATCTTACCACATGGTATTCATAAGGCTTGGGGCTTGGAGCAGGTTTTGAACAGTTTAGGGATTGACCCTGAGCACGTGATGGCCTTTGGTGATTCAGACAACGATATCGAATTATTGTCCTACGTAGGGTATTCCTATGCCATGGAAAATGCGACAGATAGAGTTAAGGCAATTGCCAAATATAGGGCGCCTAGCCATCTAGAGTCAGGAGTTTTCCGAGTAATAGAGACCTATATTAGACAAGAGAGGGAGTAA
- a CDS encoding GNAT family N-acetyltransferase, whose translation MILNTKRLNIRPFRSDDIEDTFEIYTDADVCRYLLEDEWNTEDKEEFEKKIKNNKLEENSSLNLAVVLDKKVIGDISVWYTGMKQTVEIGFVFNPKFSGKGYANESVEAVIKKLFAEYNIHRIQANLDARNIASKKLCQNLGMRQEAHFIKDYWNKGEWTDSFVFGMLITDLKK comes from the coding sequence ATGATATTGAACACAAAGCGATTAAATATACGACCGTTTAGATCAGATGATATCGAAGATACTTTTGAGATTTATACTGATGCAGATGTATGTAGATACCTTTTAGAAGATGAATGGAATACTGAAGATAAAGAAGAGTTCGAAAAGAAAATTAAAAATAACAAATTAGAGGAGAACTCGAGCTTAAATCTTGCTGTAGTATTGGATAAAAAGGTTATTGGTGATATATCCGTTTGGTATACAGGCATGAAACAAACTGTAGAGATTGGATTTGTATTTAACCCAAAATTTTCTGGGAAAGGTTATGCAAATGAATCGGTTGAAGCCGTAATAAAAAAATTATTTGCTGAATATAATATTCATAGAATTCAAGCAAATTTAGATGCTAGAAACATAGCCTCTAAAAAATTATGTCAAAACCTTGGGATGAGACAGGAAGCACATTTCATAAAGGATTATTGGAATAAGGGTGAATGGACAGATAGCTTCGTATTTGGAATGTTGATTACAGATTTGAAGAAATAA
- a CDS encoding GNAT family N-acetyltransferase yields METNLSEIELIETTSDLKKVSCELIKGFWNEHNNIEQSDEDAGLDYEDWTNEGHKLFLIKKQSNFIGFAHMGNRGAEVDWLEDLFILKEYQRKGIGSFVIRKLEEIVKSYSESLYIEVAARNLKAMKLYYELGYDCLNTITIRKDFNGQDFSLIQKENIGGFIFEIKKYNK; encoded by the coding sequence ATGGAAACAAATTTAAGTGAAATTGAATTGATAGAAACAACAAGTGACTTAAAAAAAGTTTCTTGTGAACTTATTAAAGGATTTTGGAATGAACATAATAATATTGAACAATCTGATGAAGATGCAGGGCTTGATTATGAAGATTGGACAAATGAGGGTCATAAACTATTTTTAATAAAGAAGCAGTCAAATTTTATAGGTTTTGCTCACATGGGGAATAGAGGGGCCGAGGTAGACTGGCTAGAAGACTTATTTATACTTAAAGAATATCAGAGAAAAGGTATTGGAAGTTTTGTTATTAGAAAACTTGAAGAAATAGTAAAATCATATTCTGAATCATTATATATTGAAGTTGCTGCGAGAAATTTAAAAGCAATGAAACTTTATTATGAATTGGGATATGACTGTCTTAACACAATTACAATTAGAAAAGATTTTAATGGTCAAGACTTTTCCTTAATTCAGAAAGAGAATATAGGTGGTTTTATCTTTGAAATAAAAAAATATAATAAATGA
- a CDS encoding TetR-like C-terminal domain-containing protein: MVVIENFIIDGEFYDKKTSYLMSYFTHGYFGLIYQWVKYDFDESPEEVMKHINDILFKSKAT; this comes from the coding sequence ATGGTTGTTATTGAAAATTTTATTATTGATGGAGAATTTTATGATAAAAAAACATCATATTTAATGTCATATTTTACACATGGTTATTTTGGTTTAATTTACCAATGGGTTAAATATGATTTTGATGAAAGCCCAGAAGAAGTTATGAAGCATATAAATGATATATTATTCAAATCAAAAGCAACATAA
- a CDS encoding CapA family protein: MGRRTSYGRRNRRAVSRTRGHFFFICALAGVLLSIILLNEYFTSGKSQPAEKQQTESSQIKPSSHASTVETARIMAHGDLLYHLPILRGSEQFDGSYDFSENFTYVKPWIDQADFAIADFEGTISPDFDLAGYPLFNAPSIVATNIHDAGYDLVDLAHNHILDSHLSGLISTVNAFQQAGVDTVGVYADGNRSTAPIYIREVNGIRIAVLAYAYGFNGMEALLSQEEYDAYLSDFNQEKMQEEIEQAEKEADITIVMPQTGVEYQLEPTEEQMSLYREMVDWGADIIFGGHPHVVEPAEIIEKDGQKKLIIYSMGNFLSNQRIETMGDTPNAQWTERGVLMDVIIQKKDGQTSIQAAQAHPTWVSRVSKGTYSTEGYEQFTYQTYILEDWIAGGQYYGQLDPETQARVDTAYQEMKEFVKLSW, translated from the coding sequence ATGGGAAGAAGAACTAGCTATGGTCGCAGAAATAGACGAGCAGTATCACGGACAAGAGGACACTTTTTCTTCATTTGTGCATTAGCTGGAGTATTGTTGTCTATCATACTTTTAAATGAATATTTCACTTCAGGAAAAAGTCAGCCGGCAGAGAAACAACAAACTGAGTCTAGTCAGATTAAACCATCAAGCCATGCTTCAACAGTAGAAACTGCTCGGATTATGGCCCATGGGGATTTACTGTATCATTTACCAATTCTTCGAGGGTCAGAGCAATTTGATGGGAGTTATGATTTTTCGGAGAATTTTACCTATGTCAAGCCCTGGATAGACCAGGCAGATTTTGCTATTGCAGATTTTGAAGGGACTATTTCGCCAGATTTTGATTTGGCGGGGTATCCACTTTTTAATGCCCCTAGCATCGTTGCCACCAATATTCATGATGCAGGCTATGACTTGGTGGACTTGGCTCACAATCATATCCTAGATTCTCATCTTTCAGGTCTGATTTCCACAGTTAATGCTTTCCAGCAAGCTGGGGTGGACACGGTTGGAGTTTATGCTGACGGAAATCGGTCAACTGCTCCAATCTATATTCGTGAGGTAAATGGTATTCGAATTGCAGTATTAGCCTATGCATACGGTTTCAATGGGATGGAGGCTTTGCTGAGTCAAGAGGAATATGATGCTTATTTATCAGATTTCAATCAAGAAAAGATGCAAGAAGAGATTGAACAGGCTGAAAAAGAGGCGGACATTACCATTGTCATGCCTCAGACGGGTGTGGAATACCAGTTGGAACCAACGGAAGAACAGATGAGTCTATATCGGGAAATGGTAGACTGGGGAGCAGACATTATTTTTGGAGGACATCCTCATGTGGTTGAACCAGCTGAAATTATTGAGAAAGACGGCCAGAAAAAATTGATTATCTACTCTATGGGAAATTTTCTGTCTAATCAGCGTATAGAAACCATGGGAGATACCCCTAATGCCCAGTGGACTGAGAGAGGTGTTCTAATGGATGTGATCATTCAGAAAAAGGATGGTCAGACAAGTATTCAAGCAGCTCAAGCTCATCCCACCTGGGTTAGTCGTGTTTCAAAGGGTACTTATTCAACAGAAGGTTATGAACAATTCACCTATCAAACCTATATATTAGAAGATTGGATTGCTGGTGGACAGTATTATGGACAATTGGACCCTGAGACACAGGCGCGAGTGGATACAGCCTATCAGGAAATGAAGGAATTTGTCAAATTATCATGGTAA
- a CDS encoding dihydroorotate oxidase, giving the protein MVSTATTLGGFQFDNCLMNAAGVWCMTKEELNEVKQSAAGTFVTKTATLEYRSGNPEPRYQNVPLGSINSMGLPNQGLAYYLDYLLELQETEPERTFVLSLVGMSPDETHQILKTVEASDFNGLTELNLSCPNVPGKPQIAYDFETTEAILREVFTYFTKPLGIKLPPYFDIVHFDQAAAIFNQFPLAFVNCVNSIGNGLYIEDESVVIKPKNGFGGIGGEYIKPTALANVHAFYQRLKPEIQIVGTGGVLTGRDAFEHILCGASMVQIGTTLHKEGPVAFERITAELQAIMLEKGYHSIEDFRGKLRHLDD; this is encoded by the coding sequence ATGGTTTCAACAGCAACAACTTTAGGTGGATTTCAGTTTGATAATTGCTTGATGAATGCAGCTGGTGTTTGGTGTATGACCAAGGAAGAGCTGAATGAAGTGAAACAGTCTGCAGCAGGAACGTTTGTTACAAAAACAGCAACCTTAGAATATCGTTCGGGGAATCCAGAACCACGGTACCAGAATGTGCCACTTGGTTCTATTAATTCGATGGGCTTGCCGAATCAGGGCTTGGCTTATTATTTGGATTATTTGTTGGAATTGCAGGAAACGGAACCAGAACGCACATTTGTTTTATCCTTAGTTGGAATGTCGCCAGATGAAACTCATCAGATTTTAAAAACAGTAGAGGCTAGTGACTTTAATGGATTAACGGAACTAAACCTCTCTTGTCCAAATGTTCCCGGAAAACCACAAATTGCATATGATTTTGAAACGACGGAAGCCATTTTGCGCGAAGTATTCACGTATTTTACAAAACCGCTTGGTATAAAGTTGCCACCTTACTTTGATATTGTTCATTTTGATCAAGCAGCAGCAATCTTTAATCAGTTTCCACTAGCCTTTGTCAATTGTGTCAATTCAATTGGTAACGGTCTCTACATTGAAGATGAATCAGTTGTTATCAAGCCCAAAAATGGTTTTGGGGGTATTGGAGGAGAATATATCAAACCAACTGCCCTTGCCAATGTCCATGCCTTTTACCAACGGTTGAAACCTGAAATTCAGATTGTTGGAACAGGTGGTGTTCTGACGGGACGTGATGCTTTTGAGCATATTTTATGTGGTGCTAGTATGGTTCAAATTGGGACGACTCTTCATAAAGAAGGTCCTGTCGCTTTTGAACGAATCACAGCTGAATTGCAAGCCATCATGCTTGAAAAGGGCTATCACAGTATTGAAGACTTCCGAGGGAAGTTACGGCATTTAGATGACTAG